One Acinetobacter colistiniresistens DNA segment encodes these proteins:
- a CDS encoding undecaprenyl-diphosphate phosphatase, whose translation MEHIEILKALFLGFIEGLTEFLPISSTGHLILFGHMIDFHSDDGRVFEVVIQLGAILAVCWLYRQKIFDLVKGFFSGDAESRHFTFSVLLAFIPAVVIGIFAVDFIKSVLFSPLVVAFALIIGGLIIFWVESKNFDHKTTEATKITYKQAFLVGCAQCVAMIPGTSRSGATIVGGMFAGLSRKAATEFSFFLAMPTMLGAAVFDLARNADVLTQDNMLNIGVGFVAAFFSALLVVSALVKFVERHTLRVFAWYRIVLGIILLFVFL comes from the coding sequence ATGGAACATATTGAAATTTTAAAAGCCTTATTTTTGGGTTTTATTGAGGGTCTTACCGAATTCCTACCCATTTCAAGCACCGGTCATTTGATTTTATTTGGTCATATGATTGACTTTCATTCTGATGACGGTCGTGTGTTTGAAGTTGTTATTCAGCTTGGTGCAATTTTGGCTGTGTGCTGGCTATACCGTCAAAAGATCTTTGACTTGGTTAAAGGCTTCTTTAGTGGAGATGCAGAATCGCGGCATTTTACTTTTAGTGTCTTACTCGCTTTTATTCCAGCCGTTGTGATTGGTATTTTTGCGGTTGACTTTATCAAAAGTGTTTTGTTTAGCCCGCTTGTAGTGGCATTCGCTTTGATTATTGGTGGTTTAATCATTTTCTGGGTTGAGTCCAAGAACTTTGATCATAAAACTACAGAGGCGACTAAAATCACTTACAAGCAAGCATTTTTGGTGGGTTGTGCACAATGTGTCGCGATGATTCCAGGTACATCTCGTTCAGGTGCAACCATTGTGGGTGGAATGTTTGCTGGCTTGTCTCGTAAGGCAGCAACTGAGTTTTCCTTCTTCTTGGCCATGCCAACCATGTTGGGTGCAGCAGTCTTTGACTTAGCGCGTAATGCGGATGTATTGACGCAAGACAACATGTTGAATATTGGCGTTGGTTTTGTGGCAGCATTTTTTTCAGCGCTGTTGGTGGTGAGTGCACTGGTGAAGTTTGTTGAACGCCATACTTTACGTGTGTTTGCTTGGTACCGTATCGTGCTCGGTATTATCTTATTGTTTGTGTTCCTATAA
- the gspL gene encoding type II secretion system protein GspL encodes MLYLWMPETNGTWYWSAGESWLQAPSLEQLIQDLQEHHGKEAVVYFPSRNAQLLQQPMSKVHYKQLGQEGVKYLLEEFVTLPIDQMKVVHHFQNDQLNILGVAQSSIETWQHALSLLPIQIAAFLPDFLIVAEPEPNQVVLLNLYDHLLVRENTWSGNSIDDLALYLEFQTAETQYKFANLNAAQLESLATISTKDQRTEFSYQFEPLLRPKQHPFNVLPKAKNAETQWSGYWKAAAAVLLAVIVVQLGYDALRWSKLKKVADQTSAQAIEQYKAWFGESGRVTEQNLKSSFEAQLRMSQLGDTQALLLLSRVGPILMQKQIVAQQVSYDASTLAMSLKAKSADDLQGLTQQLNQQGFQAELGNVQADSVGAIGVVKVK; translated from the coding sequence ATGCTGTATTTATGGATGCCCGAAACCAATGGAACATGGTATTGGTCGGCAGGGGAAAGTTGGTTGCAGGCACCGAGCCTTGAACAGTTGATTCAGGACTTGCAAGAGCATCATGGAAAAGAGGCTGTGGTTTATTTTCCAAGCCGCAATGCGCAATTATTACAACAACCGATGAGTAAAGTGCATTACAAACAATTGGGACAGGAGGGTGTTAAATACCTCTTGGAAGAATTTGTGACCTTGCCGATTGATCAAATGAAAGTGGTTCATCATTTTCAAAATGATCAGCTCAATATTCTGGGGGTTGCACAATCATCGATTGAAACTTGGCAACATGCACTCAGTCTTTTACCGATTCAGATTGCCGCATTTTTACCAGATTTTTTGATCGTAGCTGAGCCTGAACCGAATCAGGTGGTGCTGCTCAATCTATATGATCATTTATTGGTAAGAGAAAATACATGGTCTGGGAACTCAATTGATGATCTGGCGCTATATCTCGAGTTTCAGACAGCCGAAACCCAGTATAAATTTGCGAATTTGAATGCTGCTCAGTTAGAGAGCCTAGCGACTATATCTACTAAAGATCAACGCACTGAATTTAGTTATCAATTTGAACCGTTGTTAAGACCTAAACAGCATCCGTTTAATGTTTTACCCAAAGCAAAAAATGCAGAAACGCAATGGTCAGGTTATTGGAAAGCTGCCGCAGCAGTCCTGTTGGCTGTAATTGTTGTACAGCTTGGCTATGATGCTTTGCGTTGGTCGAAGTTGAAAAAAGTGGCTGATCAAACCTCGGCTCAAGCGATTGAACAATATAAAGCTTGGTTTGGTGAAAGTGGTCGTGTGACTGAACAAAATCTGAAAAGCTCGTTTGAAGCACAACTGCGTATGAGCCAACTTGGTGATACGCAAGCGTTGTTACTTTTGAGCCGTGTTGGTCCAATCTTGATGCAAAAACAGATCGTAGCGCAACAAGTGAGTTATGATGCCTCGACCTTGGCTATGTCGCTTAAAGCAAAATCTGCGGATGATTTACAAGGCTTAACACAGCAATTGAACCAACAAGGTTTTCAAGCTGAATTAGGCAATGTACAGGCAGATAGTGTCGGTGCAATTGGGGTGGTGAAAGTAAAATAA
- a CDS encoding M48 family metalloprotease, producing the protein MKEMSHYLIENKNIAWSVSFCLLAMLLTVFILNLILGLVVHFFDYSQPIWWHVLSPYFIVLLFFVLFWSVGVELYVLREGGHSLAKQLKARRLVFDESIPEESTALKVVEQIAKSFDIDTPAVYVLPDEVGVNALTAGFRSQDIVIILTWGALQNLDELELYGLLSYEFNQILSGEAVENTKLKILYSGLTTFSQWGSKLAQAGYNPYVTSYRNKFETIFVAIGGVIWLIGSLGILITRCIKYLTLSGRTFRNDLKTMRLMNNNANIQTLLRIYVHHSGSQIHSAYSESISHMCFANSLSPQSWMNIHPSIKDRIYELNPTLLQDLQLENLRKLRNRPLFSLFRSLEEEGADIAMPWSSPQPLPLLRLSPISFALNDAIKPLSSEVRKNKKRPELIQRAMQTATGSREVMVAILMIRQYREFIPQEAPVSHAIVDALLNLDGRIHVQIFHDACKNIGHMPTSIARQFLTKLACIIQEDGEVGLLDALLLERVKQELNLMPVHLPTAFEDIKSQIVHLIDALLHVQQINSPNQLEVRERILQMLLTEDEMQTYADISDEPLDLAEILNDVSGLLLRDRLNILSIAERCLWNDRIITQDELDVLALLYWRLGFDTHEVVEQMQKKNSLMII; encoded by the coding sequence TTGAAAGAAATGAGCCATTATTTAATTGAAAATAAGAATATTGCATGGTCAGTCAGCTTTTGCCTTCTTGCGATGTTACTTACCGTCTTTATTCTCAATTTGATTTTGGGATTGGTCGTTCATTTTTTTGATTATTCACAACCGATTTGGTGGCATGTTCTTAGCCCGTATTTTATTGTTTTACTGTTTTTTGTTTTGTTCTGGTCGGTTGGCGTAGAGCTGTATGTTTTGCGTGAAGGTGGTCATTCACTGGCGAAACAGCTTAAAGCGCGGCGTCTGGTTTTTGATGAAAGTATTCCAGAAGAAAGTACCGCATTAAAAGTGGTCGAACAGATTGCCAAAAGTTTTGATATTGATACACCTGCGGTTTATGTACTCCCCGATGAAGTGGGCGTGAATGCACTAACAGCAGGATTTAGATCTCAGGATATCGTAATTATTCTGACGTGGGGTGCACTACAAAATCTGGATGAACTTGAGCTTTATGGTTTATTGAGCTATGAGTTTAACCAGATTCTATCTGGCGAAGCAGTAGAAAATACCAAGCTGAAAATTCTATATAGTGGGTTAACGACGTTTAGTCAGTGGGGAAGTAAGCTAGCGCAAGCAGGTTATAACCCTTATGTTACGTCTTATCGGAATAAATTTGAGACCATCTTTGTTGCAATTGGTGGGGTGATTTGGCTGATTGGAAGTTTAGGCATTTTGATTACCCGTTGCATTAAATATCTGACGCTCAGTGGTCGTACTTTTCGTAATGATCTGAAAACCATGCGTTTAATGAACAATAATGCCAATATTCAGACTTTGTTGCGGATTTATGTGCATCATTCAGGCTCTCAGATTCATAGTGCTTATTCTGAATCGATTTCACATATGTGCTTCGCCAATTCATTGAGTCCGCAAAGTTGGATGAATATCCATCCAAGTATCAAAGACCGAATTTATGAACTTAATCCAACCTTGTTGCAAGACCTACAATTAGAAAATTTAAGAAAGCTTCGTAATCGGCCCTTGTTCAGTTTATTTCGTTCCTTGGAGGAAGAGGGTGCTGATATTGCAATGCCGTGGAGTTCACCACAGCCATTACCTTTACTACGTTTATCACCGATTAGTTTTGCTTTAAATGATGCAATTAAGCCGCTGAGCTCAGAAGTCCGCAAGAATAAAAAACGCCCAGAGTTAATTCAACGAGCAATGCAGACCGCAACGGGTTCACGGGAAGTCATGGTCGCGATTTTAATGATTCGTCAATATCGTGAATTTATTCCTCAAGAAGCCCCAGTCAGTCATGCAATTGTCGATGCTTTATTGAATTTGGATGGCCGTATTCATGTACAGATTTTTCATGATGCCTGTAAAAACATTGGTCATATGCCGACCAGTATTGCCCGCCAGTTTCTCACCAAACTTGCTTGTATTATTCAAGAAGATGGCGAGGTTGGACTGCTTGATGCCTTGTTGCTGGAACGCGTCAAGCAAGAACTTAATTTAATGCCTGTACATTTACCTACGGCTTTTGAGGATATTAAATCTCAGATTGTGCATTTGATTGATGCGCTATTGCATGTGCAGCAGATTAATAGTCCAAATCAGTTAGAGGTACGTGAACGTATCTTACAAATGCTGCTGACCGAAGATGAAATGCAAACTTATGCTGATATTTCAGATGAGCCACTCGATTTGGCTGAAATATTGAATGATGTTTCGGGTTTGTTGTTACGTGATCGTCTGAATATTTTATCTATTGCAGAACGATGTCTCTGGAATGACCGTATTATCACACAGGATGAACTCGATGTTTTAGCACTTTTATATTGGCGTTTAGGTTTTGATACGCATGAAGTGGTCGAGCAAATGCAAAAGAAAAATAGTCTGATGATTATTTAA
- a CDS encoding type II secretion system protein M, producing the protein MKALTRLQNSFDQKVEALNEYLQSLSARERVMVIVTTIFVVVAAIGSSLWQMHVLADKQQKRLNDLKDITVWMQSNAATMKPANEQGLTAADKIQRTAQQQGLAVSSQQNGEQIQLVAEHQNYAVLANFLMQLSQAGISIQKMDLVSNNNQIKLTATVQ; encoded by the coding sequence ATGAAAGCATTAACTCGATTACAGAACAGCTTCGATCAGAAGGTTGAAGCATTAAATGAATATCTACAAAGCTTATCTGCCCGTGAACGGGTGATGGTGATTGTCACCACCATTTTTGTGGTTGTGGCCGCCATTGGTTCATCTTTATGGCAAATGCATGTTTTGGCAGACAAGCAACAGAAACGTTTGAATGATCTAAAAGATATTACCGTGTGGATGCAGAGCAATGCAGCAACCATGAAGCCTGCCAATGAGCAAGGGTTAACGGCGGCAGATAAAATCCAGCGTACCGCACAACAACAAGGTCTGGCTGTTTCTTCACAACAAAATGGCGAGCAGATCCAGTTGGTTGCTGAACATCAGAACTATGCGGTATTGGCTAACTTTTTGATGCAATTGTCACAAGCAGGCATCAGTATTCAAAAAATGGATCTGGTCTCAAATAATAATCAGATTAAATTAACTGCAACAGTACAGTAA
- a CDS encoding PaaI family thioesterase, translated as MIEEITPKGAQLLYRVDTGDLRPGQTVSGPTLMLVADYVLYIAIMGHLGLVAMAVTTNMTINFFRKPNGNRDIRAVCKLIKVGKTLVTGEVWLYSLDDDEPVAHVIGTYALPSSQA; from the coding sequence GTGATTGAAGAAATTACACCGAAAGGTGCGCAACTCCTTTATCGTGTCGATACAGGGGATTTACGGCCTGGTCAAACGGTTTCAGGTCCGACGCTCATGTTAGTTGCCGACTATGTACTCTATATTGCAATTATGGGGCACTTAGGTCTGGTCGCGATGGCAGTCACCACCAATATGACCATTAACTTCTTCCGGAAGCCCAATGGCAACCGTGATATTCGGGCGGTATGTAAATTAATCAAAGTGGGGAAAACTTTGGTAACGGGTGAGGTCTGGTTATATTCGCTTGATGACGATGAACCTGTCGCACATGTGATCGGGACTTATGCGTTACCGTCAAGTCAAGCTTAG
- a CDS encoding PaaX family transcriptional regulator C-terminal domain-containing protein, whose translation MIIAKMNARDLIIDLLLGLQGRAISIKQIIVAARLFEISENSIRVAVTRLSGDGVIEAIERGTYQFTLQSHEWANVMLNRKHGTKQTKVWNQHYLAVFTGELGRVDRTALNRRERALKHFGFKELEQGIYIRPDNLVISFEQLFAELQVSGLEASAKICQISHFDTMTVDRIPKLWATQNLNQNYEKYNHMIQTWLSTVHQLSLEEAARESLLLGRQTISLLMNDPLLPESFVDVQLREQFAQSVQQLDQTGLEAWRKFYEGQIE comes from the coding sequence ATGATAATAGCGAAAATGAATGCTCGAGACTTAATTATTGATTTATTGTTAGGTCTTCAGGGGCGAGCGATTTCCATTAAGCAAATTATTGTTGCAGCAAGGCTATTTGAGATTAGTGAAAATAGTATTCGTGTTGCGGTTACGCGTTTATCTGGCGATGGGGTAATCGAGGCCATTGAACGTGGAACCTATCAATTTACCCTTCAGTCACATGAATGGGCCAATGTGATGCTGAACCGTAAGCATGGCACCAAACAAACGAAAGTGTGGAATCAACATTATCTGGCTGTTTTTACGGGTGAGTTAGGACGGGTTGATCGAACTGCATTGAATCGTCGGGAGCGGGCCTTAAAGCACTTTGGCTTTAAAGAGTTGGAACAAGGGATCTATATTCGTCCTGATAATTTAGTAATTTCTTTTGAGCAGCTTTTTGCTGAATTGCAGGTGTCTGGTTTAGAGGCCAGCGCAAAAATTTGCCAAATTAGCCATTTCGATACCATGACTGTGGATCGAATTCCAAAATTGTGGGCCACACAGAATTTAAATCAAAACTATGAAAAATATAACCATATGATTCAAACTTGGCTATCGACAGTTCATCAACTGAGTTTAGAAGAAGCTGCTCGAGAGTCGTTACTACTGGGACGACAGACCATTTCACTGTTGATGAATGATCCTTTGCTGCCTGAAAGTTTTGTGGACGTACAGCTTCGCGAGCAATTTGCACAAAGTGTACAACAATTGGATCAGACTGGTTTAGAGGCTTGGCGAAAATTCTATGAGGGTCAAATTGAGTAA
- a CDS encoding fatty acid desaturase family protein, whose amino-acid sequence MNTRVAISDLFSREEITELTSKSDLHGSWAVFSTWAVIGGTFAAVASSWEYLPAWGKLLMCIAALVILAGRQLALAIIMHDASHQSLFKTKWLNDTLTDWLCARPIWNDLHKYRKHHMRHHSKTSTEDDPDLSLVTGFPTTKKSLMRKFMRDLSGVTGFKFAVGRVLMDVEKMEWTVSNDRRWISQEGRHWTDYPKAFLKNSGGAIATNAALFSALWATGHPKLYALWVLAYLTPFPLFLRVRSMAEHAGMPSSHSALSNTRTTKAGYIARALVAPIHVNYHKEHHLMAAVPYFKLPRMHEMLRERGHVSEPPSYWQVLNELSNQEDKS is encoded by the coding sequence ATGAATACACGTGTGGCGATTAGCGACCTATTTAGTCGGGAAGAAATTACTGAGCTTACGAGCAAATCAGACCTGCATGGCAGTTGGGCTGTATTTTCAACTTGGGCGGTGATTGGTGGAACTTTTGCTGCGGTTGCAAGCTCTTGGGAATATTTACCTGCTTGGGGCAAGTTACTGATGTGTATTGCCGCTTTGGTGATTTTGGCAGGCCGTCAGTTAGCTCTTGCAATCATTATGCATGATGCCTCCCATCAAAGTTTATTTAAAACCAAATGGCTGAATGACACCTTAACCGATTGGCTTTGTGCTCGCCCGATCTGGAACGATTTGCATAAATATCGAAAGCATCATATGCGCCATCACAGTAAAACTTCAACAGAGGATGATCCAGACCTTTCCCTTGTAACAGGATTCCCAACCACTAAAAAGTCCCTAATGCGTAAATTTATGCGTGATTTGTCTGGTGTAACGGGGTTCAAATTTGCGGTTGGGCGTGTATTGATGGATGTTGAGAAAATGGAATGGACGGTCTCGAATGATCGTCGCTGGATTTCGCAGGAAGGGCGACATTGGACGGATTATCCCAAAGCATTCTTAAAAAATAGTGGGGGTGCAATTGCAACCAATGCGGCTTTATTTTCAGCCTTATGGGCGACAGGTCATCCTAAACTTTATGCGCTTTGGGTATTGGCCTATTTAACCCCGTTTCCATTATTCTTAAGGGTGCGTTCTATGGCAGAACATGCAGGGATGCCAAGTAGTCATAGTGCCTTGAGCAATACTCGTACGACTAAAGCAGGCTATATTGCACGTGCTTTGGTTGCTCCAATTCATGTTAATTATCATAAAGAACATCATTTAATGGCAGCGGTACCTTATTTCAAACTACCTAGAATGCATGAGATGTTGCGTGAACGTGGGCATGTTTCAGAGCCACCAAGCTATTGGCAAGTACTAAATGAACTTTCAAATCAGGAAGATAAATCATAG
- a CDS encoding CvpA family protein, which translates to MNTLDIIILVILLIGGLNGLRQGFIKAFANLIGWIFALIVGAKYAVVLAPAMSSLSQDPVVQKIAAFAFIVLIIVVCTWIVSALLNGLLKSLKLGPLNRLAGGAFGSLKGLLIVLIAMQGLGPWVESSPHWKQSKFVQILLPYAPLATELSKDAANQALNQMTSEGALLHRPSKEMDESERASVNERSDHSTKNPFY; encoded by the coding sequence ATGAATACACTTGATATCATTATTCTGGTCATCTTGCTCATTGGAGGGCTGAACGGTTTGCGTCAAGGATTTATAAAAGCCTTTGCGAACTTGATCGGATGGATATTCGCATTGATCGTTGGGGCAAAGTACGCCGTTGTATTGGCACCTGCGATGAGCAGTTTAAGCCAAGATCCTGTTGTACAGAAAATTGCGGCTTTTGCCTTTATTGTATTGATCATTGTGGTCTGTACATGGATTGTGTCTGCCTTACTGAATGGCCTCTTGAAAAGTTTGAAATTGGGCCCATTAAATCGTTTAGCAGGTGGTGCTTTTGGTTCGTTAAAAGGACTTTTAATTGTCCTCATTGCAATGCAAGGTTTAGGACCTTGGGTTGAGAGCTCGCCGCACTGGAAACAGTCTAAATTTGTACAGATTCTATTACCTTATGCGCCTTTGGCAACTGAATTGTCCAAAGATGCAGCAAATCAAGCTTTAAATCAAATGACATCTGAGGGGGCGTTATTACATCGCCCTTCGAAAGAAATGGACGAATCAGAACGAGCTTCAGTCAATGAACGTTCTGATCATTCGACGAAAAACCCTTTTTATTAA
- a CDS encoding SixA phosphatase family protein: MQLTLVRHGEASPAINGNDMQRPLTPRGHQQAEQTGQFLKDIIQPEIFVVSPLLRAQETLAHIKAYFYGIPVLICDKIKPDDDAKDAIEWLSKLPYESIAVVCHMNVVAHIEEQLTHEGFNPFALAEARIYDQAVIANGLSTQKNRFTPTL, translated from the coding sequence AATGGAAACGATATGCAACGCCCGCTCACGCCACGGGGGCATCAACAAGCTGAGCAAACAGGCCAGTTTTTAAAAGATATTATCCAGCCAGAAATTTTTGTGGTGAGTCCTTTATTGCGTGCTCAGGAAACTTTGGCGCATATCAAAGCATATTTTTACGGTATCCCAGTTTTAATTTGCGATAAGATTAAACCCGATGATGATGCTAAAGATGCGATTGAATGGTTATCCAAATTACCCTATGAGTCGATTGCAGTGGTGTGTCATATGAATGTTGTGGCACATATTGAAGAACAATTGACACATGAAGGCTTTAATCCATTTGCATTGGCAGAAGCTCGTATTTATGATCAAGCTGTGATCGCAAATGGTTTGTCGACGCAAAAGAATCGTTTTACACCAACATTATAA
- a CDS encoding quinone-dependent dihydroorotate dehydrogenase: MLYSLARPLLFTLAPERAHELTLSMLDKAHKLGFMHQKVAAKPVTCMGIEFPNPVGLAAGLDKNGAHIDALAALGFGFIEIGTITPRPQAGNPQPRLFRIPQAKAIINRMGFNNDGVDKLIENVKASKFKGVLGINIGKNADTPVEDAVSDYLICLEKVYNYASYITVNISSPNTKNLRSLQSGDALTELLHTLKDRQLELADQYNHYVPLVLKVAPDLTPEDIQFIAAQLLQFKIDGLIVTNTTLGREGVENLPNGNEAGGLSGAPVFEKSTECLRQFAEVLAGQIPLIGVGGILAGQQAVAKQQAGARLVQVYSGLIYTGPTLVKDCIDAMTV, from the coding sequence ATGTTATATTCATTGGCTCGCCCTTTGTTGTTTACTTTAGCGCCAGAGCGTGCACATGAACTTACACTTTCTATGCTAGATAAAGCGCATAAACTGGGCTTTATGCATCAGAAAGTTGCTGCAAAACCTGTGACATGTATGGGCATTGAGTTTCCAAACCCTGTCGGTCTTGCTGCTGGACTAGATAAAAATGGTGCACATATTGACGCTTTAGCGGCATTAGGTTTTGGTTTTATTGAAATTGGAACCATTACACCGCGTCCACAGGCAGGTAACCCTCAACCGCGTTTATTCCGTATCCCACAAGCAAAAGCGATTATTAACCGTATGGGCTTTAATAATGATGGGGTTGATAAGCTAATTGAGAATGTCAAAGCGTCGAAATTTAAAGGTGTTTTGGGCATCAATATTGGCAAAAATGCGGATACACCTGTTGAAGATGCAGTATCCGACTATCTGATTTGCTTGGAAAAAGTTTATAATTACGCGTCGTATATTACGGTTAATATTTCATCACCAAACACCAAGAATTTACGTAGTTTACAAAGTGGTGATGCGCTCACAGAATTGTTGCACACTTTAAAAGATCGCCAGCTCGAACTGGCAGATCAATATAATCATTATGTTCCTCTCGTCCTTAAAGTTGCACCAGATTTAACTCCTGAAGATATTCAATTTATTGCAGCACAATTATTGCAATTCAAAATTGATGGTTTGATTGTGACCAATACCACCTTAGGTCGTGAAGGTGTGGAAAACTTGCCAAATGGCAATGAGGCAGGTGGTTTGTCTGGCGCCCCAGTTTTTGAAAAGAGTACCGAGTGCTTACGTCAATTTGCTGAAGTATTGGCAGGACAAATCCCATTGATTGGCGTTGGTGGCATTTTAGCTGGACAACAGGCTGTCGCGAAACAACAAGCAGGTGCGCGTCTGGTACAAGTTTATAGCGGACTGATTTATACAGGCCCAACACTGGTCAAAGACTGTATTGATGCGATGACAGTGTGA
- the purF gene encoding amidophosphoribosyltransferase has protein sequence MCGVVGIAGKSPVNQMLFDALTMLQHRGQDAAGIVTCHQGRLFLRKDNGMVRDVFHTRHMRALLGNYGIGHVRYPTAGSSSSAEAQPFYVNSPYGITLAHNGNLTNAAEIHDDLFKTDLRHMNTDSDSEVLLNVFAHELQKIGTLNPTPEDIFHTVSRVHERCKGAYGVVAMITGHGLVGFRDPNGIRPLVYGSRETEQGVEYIIASESVAITALGFKVERDIAPGEAIFIDSDGQLFTKQCAVNPEYRPCIFEYVYFARPDATIDGISVYKARLKMGEKLAHKILKEWGEQHDIDVVIPIPDTSRTSALELANILGVKFREGFMKNRYIGRTFIMPGQQQRKKSVRQKLNPVALEFKDKNVLLVDDSIVRGTTCNEIIQMARDSGAKKVFFASAAPMVKYPNVYGIDMPAKAELIASERSVEEIREIIGADRLIFQDLEDLKNAVRTSKVPDLTEFDCSVFDGVYVAGGIDQAYLDNLEQKRSDSAKNKSDSYIDVNIDAASVDLTGIKEE, from the coding sequence ATGTGTGGAGTTGTTGGGATAGCCGGTAAATCACCAGTGAACCAAATGTTATTTGATGCCTTAACGATGCTGCAACATCGAGGACAGGATGCTGCAGGGATCGTAACCTGCCATCAAGGGCGTTTATTCCTCCGCAAAGATAACGGTATGGTACGTGATGTATTCCATACGCGTCATATGCGTGCATTACTTGGAAACTATGGGATCGGACATGTTCGTTATCCTACGGCAGGTTCATCAAGCAGTGCCGAAGCACAACCATTTTATGTAAACTCTCCCTACGGTATTACCCTTGCGCACAATGGTAACCTGACCAATGCCGCTGAAATTCATGATGACCTGTTTAAAACAGATTTACGTCATATGAATACAGATTCTGATTCTGAAGTTTTACTGAATGTGTTTGCGCATGAGTTACAGAAGATCGGTACTTTAAATCCAACACCAGAAGATATTTTCCACACCGTTTCTCGCGTACATGAGCGTTGTAAAGGGGCATATGGTGTTGTCGCGATGATTACAGGCCATGGTTTGGTTGGTTTCCGTGATCCAAATGGTATCCGCCCTTTGGTTTACGGTTCACGTGAGACCGAACAGGGTGTAGAGTATATTATTGCTTCTGAATCAGTTGCGATTACTGCACTTGGTTTTAAAGTTGAACGTGATATTGCACCTGGTGAAGCAATTTTTATTGATAGCGATGGTCAACTGTTTACCAAGCAATGTGCTGTAAATCCTGAATATCGTCCATGTATTTTTGAATATGTATACTTTGCGCGTCCAGATGCAACCATTGACGGGATTTCAGTATACAAAGCCCGTTTAAAAATGGGTGAGAAGCTGGCGCACAAGATTCTGAAAGAATGGGGTGAGCAACACGACATCGATGTCGTGATTCCAATTCCAGATACCAGTCGTACTTCTGCTTTAGAGTTGGCGAATATTTTAGGTGTGAAATTCCGTGAAGGTTTTATGAAAAACCGTTATATCGGACGTACCTTTATTATGCCGGGTCAGCAACAACGTAAAAAGTCAGTCCGTCAAAAGCTGAATCCCGTTGCGCTTGAATTTAAAGACAAAAACGTTTTATTGGTCGATGACTCGATTGTACGTGGTACAACTTGTAATGAAATCATTCAAATGGCACGAGACTCTGGCGCGAAGAAAGTTTTCTTTGCTTCTGCTGCACCAATGGTGAAATATCCAAATGTGTATGGTATTGATATGCCAGCAAAAGCCGAGTTGATTGCTTCTGAGCGTAGCGTTGAAGAAATTCGTGAAATTATTGGTGCTGACCGTTTGATCTTCCAAGACCTGGAAGATTTAAAAAATGCAGTTCGTACCAGCAAAGTTCCTGATCTAACTGAGTTCGATTGTTCAGTATTTGATGGTGTTTATGTAGCTGGTGGTATTGATCAGGCCTACCTTGATAACCTTGAACAAAAGCGTAGCGATTCTGCGAAAAATAAATCAGATAGTTATATTGATGTGAATATCGATGCAGCATCGGTCGATTTAACTGGTATTAAAGAAGAGTAA